The Romeriopsis navalis LEGE 11480 genome has a segment encoding these proteins:
- the rppA gene encoding two-component system response regulator RppA: MRILLVEDEVDLGEAIKRSLSRDKYVVDWAQDGTQAWDYLENPHVNYFLAIFDWLLPGLSGIELCQRLRQSKSCLPVLMLTAKERMEDKIIGLDSGADDYLVKPFEMAELKARLRALQRRSPQLQAPQLQVGPIVLDYGTATVSVQSESGTASVISLTAKEFQLLEYFMKHPNQIIPREQLMNQVWEIEADPTSNVVPAQMRLLRRKLADYGLGDSLDTIYGLGYRLNLPHAST, encoded by the coding sequence ATGCGGATTCTACTTGTTGAGGATGAGGTAGATCTTGGAGAAGCGATTAAGCGCAGCCTATCGCGAGATAAATACGTGGTTGACTGGGCGCAGGATGGCACCCAAGCCTGGGACTATCTTGAGAACCCGCATGTCAATTACTTCCTAGCAATTTTTGATTGGCTGCTGCCAGGTTTGTCGGGGATAGAACTCTGTCAGCGACTGCGGCAGTCAAAATCTTGCCTGCCTGTGCTGATGCTGACGGCCAAGGAGCGTATGGAAGATAAGATAATTGGCCTGGATTCAGGGGCTGATGATTATCTTGTCAAACCTTTTGAAATGGCGGAACTCAAGGCGAGATTGCGGGCGCTGCAGCGGCGATCGCCCCAGCTTCAGGCACCGCAACTACAGGTGGGGCCAATCGTCCTAGACTACGGCACCGCAACCGTCTCTGTGCAGAGTGAGTCAGGGACAGCCTCGGTCATCTCATTGACGGCGAAGGAGTTCCAGTTGCTAGAGTACTTTATGAAGCATCCCAATCAGATCATCCCTCGGGAGCAGTTGATGAACCAGGTATGGGAAATCGAAGCTGATCCCACCAGTAATGTTGTCCCAGCGCAGATGCGTCTTCTCAGACGGAAGCTAGCAGACTATGGTTTAGGGGATTCCCTCGACACCATCTATGGCTTAGGATATCGCCTCAATCTTCCCCATGCCTCAAC
- a CDS encoding efflux RND transporter permease subunit — protein sequence MLNAVLKWSIAQRWLIVIGAIVVTGWGLLTVSKMPLDVFPNFAPPQVDVQTEAPGLAPEEVESLVTFPIESAVNGTPGVNIVRSSSGVGISVVQITFKWGTDVYLARQLISERLQQVTSKLPAGVEIPQISPLSSPIGTVLAYAFTIADGGKTTLMDVRNLVDLEVTNQLLAVPGVTQVLSYGGETRQYQVLVDPAKLKSYNVTLSEVTQAVQEANTNAGGGFLITPDREYLIRGLGRIQSVEALRESVVTARDGVPVLLKNVADIQIGAALKRGDASANGKAAIVMMVNKQPLSDTPTVTQAVEAQMETIKAGLPDDVEVTATFRQSDFIDASIENVTSSLRDGIIIVAVVLLLFLMNWRTAVMALSAIPLSLLIGLSILNVFGLGINTMTLGGLAVAIGSVVDDAIVDMENSYRRLRENQLAGTPVSPLQVVYDASREVRISVLFSTIIIAVIFAPIFTLTGIEGKIFAPMGFAYLLSIFSSTLVALTLSPALSALLLSNQKLPAVETWVARTAKRLYQPLLRFSLSRAKVILMIAVALFVASMLVLPTLGRVFLPEFQERSLVNTMTLYPGSSLELTSRAGLAIQDLLIDDPRFDSIQLRAGRVSGDADAASVSFGHVDVEISEAGMKDRDETIETLRETFAQIPGVVPGIGGFISHRIDEILSGVRSAIAIKIFGPDLDELRSLGAQIQTAISEVPGLVDLQLEPQVDIKQLQIEFDRQAAARYGLTVGQLAETVETAFNGRAVSQVLEGQQLFDLLVWLQEDDRSNLDTISNLLVDTPSGTKIPLAQVAKISFGTGPNTINRENVLRRFIVSTNVANRDLGSAVEEIKTTVAKEVELPEGYFIQYGGQFESEQRASQNLLTFGLLALVVVAVMMYFAVKSLPATVMIMLNLPLALSGGIFSVALGGGILSVASMVGFITLFGVATRNGLLLVDNYNNKFAEGKSIQSGVIEGSSERLEAILMTALTSALGMLPLVIGAGAGKEILQPLAVVVLGGLFTSTALTLVLLPALYAQFGRFLRPKSDPIARQPEPEADFHKHDLTLKH from the coding sequence ATGTTGAATGCCGTTCTGAAATGGTCTATTGCGCAGCGCTGGTTAATTGTCATCGGCGCGATCGTTGTGACGGGTTGGGGACTTTTAACCGTTTCAAAAATGCCGTTGGATGTATTCCCTAACTTTGCACCCCCACAGGTAGATGTGCAAACAGAAGCGCCGGGGCTAGCCCCAGAAGAAGTAGAGTCCTTAGTGACTTTTCCGATTGAGAGTGCCGTCAATGGGACGCCAGGGGTAAATATTGTCCGATCCTCTTCAGGTGTCGGGATTTCTGTGGTTCAAATTACATTTAAGTGGGGAACAGATGTTTACCTAGCGCGCCAACTGATTTCAGAACGGCTGCAGCAAGTAACCAGCAAGCTCCCTGCCGGGGTTGAAATTCCGCAAATCTCGCCTCTTTCTTCTCCAATTGGTACAGTTTTAGCCTATGCTTTCACGATCGCGGATGGGGGCAAAACTACCCTCATGGATGTCCGCAACCTTGTTGATCTGGAGGTTACCAATCAACTGCTGGCAGTCCCTGGCGTTACTCAGGTGCTCTCCTACGGGGGCGAAACCCGCCAGTATCAGGTTTTAGTCGATCCGGCCAAGCTAAAATCCTATAATGTCACCCTATCGGAAGTGACACAGGCAGTCCAGGAGGCTAACACCAATGCTGGCGGCGGCTTTTTAATCACTCCTGACCGAGAATATTTAATTCGCGGTCTCGGTCGCATCCAATCGGTGGAGGCACTGCGGGAATCGGTGGTGACCGCTCGTGATGGGGTGCCAGTCCTATTGAAGAATGTGGCTGATATTCAAATTGGGGCGGCCCTCAAGCGGGGGGATGCCAGTGCCAATGGCAAAGCAGCCATCGTGATGATGGTCAACAAGCAACCGCTCTCCGATACGCCCACGGTTACTCAAGCGGTGGAAGCCCAGATGGAGACGATTAAAGCTGGGTTGCCGGACGATGTAGAGGTAACAGCCACTTTTCGTCAGTCTGATTTTATTGATGCGTCGATTGAGAACGTTACCAGCTCTTTGCGCGACGGCATCATTATTGTTGCAGTTGTGCTGCTGCTGTTTTTGATGAACTGGCGCACTGCAGTCATGGCTTTGAGCGCCATCCCCCTATCACTTCTGATTGGCCTCAGTATCCTCAATGTGTTCGGTCTGGGAATCAACACCATGACCCTGGGAGGACTAGCTGTGGCGATCGGTTCCGTTGTGGATGATGCCATTGTTGATATGGAAAATTCTTATCGGCGTCTCCGAGAAAATCAACTGGCGGGCACTCCCGTCTCCCCTCTACAGGTGGTGTATGACGCCTCCAGAGAAGTACGGATTAGCGTTCTATTTTCCACCATAATTATCGCGGTTATTTTCGCTCCCATCTTTACCCTAACCGGGATTGAAGGCAAAATATTTGCCCCTATGGGGTTTGCCTATCTCCTGTCCATTTTCTCATCCACATTGGTGGCTCTCACGCTCTCCCCCGCACTTTCAGCCCTGCTGCTCTCAAATCAAAAACTACCCGCAGTGGAAACCTGGGTTGCTCGGACCGCAAAGCGTCTTTATCAGCCGCTACTGCGGTTTTCCCTCAGCCGTGCCAAGGTGATTCTAATGATTGCAGTGGCGTTATTCGTTGCTTCGATGCTGGTATTGCCCACGCTAGGGCGTGTGTTTTTACCGGAGTTCCAGGAGCGTTCCTTGGTAAATACAATGACGCTCTATCCTGGTAGCTCCCTAGAGCTCACAAGTCGTGCTGGACTTGCTATCCAAGATTTACTGATAGATGATCCTCGATTTGATTCCATACAGCTTCGTGCGGGTCGGGTATCGGGGGATGCTGATGCCGCCAGTGTTTCATTCGGGCACGTAGATGTGGAAATCAGTGAGGCTGGAATGAAGGATCGCGATGAAACCATTGAGACGCTGCGCGAGACCTTTGCTCAAATTCCGGGGGTCGTACCGGGCATCGGCGGCTTTATTTCCCACCGGATTGACGAAATTCTATCTGGCGTGAGAAGCGCGATCGCCATCAAGATCTTCGGACCTGATTTAGACGAGCTGCGCTCTCTTGGCGCACAAATCCAGACCGCCATCAGCGAAGTCCCTGGACTGGTAGATTTACAGCTAGAACCTCAAGTGGATATTAAGCAGCTTCAGATTGAGTTCGATCGCCAAGCTGCCGCCCGCTATGGTCTAACCGTTGGCCAACTCGCCGAAACGGTTGAAACGGCCTTCAATGGGCGGGCCGTCTCTCAGGTGCTAGAGGGACAGCAGCTATTCGATCTATTGGTCTGGCTGCAGGAAGATGATCGCAGCAACTTAGACACCATTAGCAACCTGCTGGTTGATACCCCTAGCGGCACCAAGATACCATTGGCGCAGGTAGCCAAAATCAGCTTTGGCACTGGCCCTAACACAATTAACCGTGAAAATGTGCTGCGGCGTTTTATTGTATCAACCAACGTCGCTAATCGAGACCTGGGTAGCGCTGTCGAAGAAATTAAGACCACTGTAGCCAAGGAGGTGGAGCTGCCAGAAGGGTATTTCATTCAGTATGGCGGTCAGTTTGAGTCAGAGCAGCGAGCGTCCCAGAACCTCCTCACTTTTGGATTACTGGCGCTAGTGGTGGTAGCCGTGATGATGTACTTTGCCGTCAAATCTTTACCTGCTACAGTGATGATTATGCTTAACCTACCCCTAGCCCTATCGGGTGGTATCTTTTCCGTGGCCTTGGGCGGGGGGATTCTTTCAGTGGCATCAATGGTGGGCTTTATTACCCTATTCGGTGTGGCTACTCGCAATGGCTTACTCTTGGTGGACAACTACAACAATAAATTTGCTGAGGGCAAGTCAATCCAATCAGGGGTGATAGAAGGCTCCTCAGAACGTCTAGAAGCGATTTTAATGACGGCCTTGACCTCAGCGTTAGGAATGTTGCCCCTTGTGATCGGAGCCGGGGCTGGAAAAGAAATTCTGCAGCCGCTGGCGGTCGTGGTGCTTGGGGGACTATTCACCTCGACCGCACTAACCTTGGTTCTCTTACCCGCACTCTATGCGCAGTTCGGCCGATTCTTACGCCCCAAATCTGATCCAATAGCCCGGCAGCCTGAACCGGAAGCCGACTTCCATAAACATGATTTGACCCTCAAGCATTGA